One Acropora palmata chromosome 2, jaAcrPala1.3, whole genome shotgun sequence genomic window, CATTCCATAAAATGTAAACAGTCAGGAGCATATGAAGAGAATAGTCaagtattataataataaattattacatgatgatgatgattatttttatacattgCCAACCAGTGTCCTTGCATGATTAAATGCTACTTGTCCAGGAGCAGACAGTAATGTCAATTTTGTGTATGAAATGTGATCCAAAACCATTCCAAAAATGGCTGGTTGTGTAGGATTGATATAGGAAGGTGCTGAGACTAACAAAGTGCAAAAAGTCAAAACATAATATTCTAACCTGCTGAACTTGACAAATTCACCACACGTCCCTTGGATCTCTTTAGCAATGGAAGAAAGgtctttgtgacatcaatCATTCCCCAAATATTCACATCAGCAGTGCGCTTGAAGTCATCCAAAGGCATCCACTCAATTGGTGATAAACACAAAATCCCTGCATTATTGACAACTCCCCACAATCCAtctgaaaccaaaatgaaGTTTTAATATTGATTGCTGAAATTTCAAGCCCAGATTTTGCATCTCAAGCTTTTTTAATAGTTCATGTAATTTGGGATTACTAGCTCAGGTATCATGTGACCATACATGAAAATCGACTGCATTGGCTATTggttcaaaattgaaaaagattcACTAAATTTCTTCTTTAGTTTTCAAGTGTTCTGAATTATATGAAATTTGATACATGAATGCATCCGATGCAATCATTGTGTATAAAATTGGTCAATGCACCCCACTCCTGACAATTTTCCCTTGAATCCTCTTACACCTTGAGCTGGACATAAAAACGGTAAAAATTTTGTGAGCTGGAACACCTAATTATTAGCTAGTCATTATTAGACAAAGGCTTTTCAGTAACAAATGTTGCCACTTAAATGCCAGTTTACAACGAAAAGGCTCTTGGTCAGGCTAGAGTTAGTAGTACTCTTGTCACGCTATTGGAGATAGTGTCAAGGTCACGCAACGTGACCATAACTTGATCGTTCCAATGTTAGTAACTCACGTCAACTTTATTCATTGAACAATAGCAGAGGACAACCCTATCGCGAGGGTATCCGCGTGTAGCCAAATGTtattaggctgatttagcaattTCGATTTAGTACTAGTACTTGTCTTCTTGTTCATTTCTTCAGATTTCTTGCCTGTATACCCTGAAATACCGAGTTGAGTTAAATAAATCATCTATCTATCTAGCAACACGACGGGAACGTCTAATGACGACGGGAAAGCGGGGCTGTATTCTGTGCTAACTCAGCCTATTGACAGAGTGAACTGGTACGACAACTCGTAAATGTGCGCTAGGGAGGCGATCATCTGTCAAGTCTAAACAAGAAGGACTTTTCTCCTTCCCGAAGCAAGCTTTGTTTGACATCTCACCAAGTgaagtttctttctttatctCTTTGTACACGTCTTTAATATGCTCGGAGTTTGTCACATCCATCTGGAATGTTTTTAGCTTGTCGCTCGTCACCGATTTtaagccttttcctccttcatTCGTCAAACAAGTCGCCAACACATGCGCTCCCATCCTGTCCAGCTCAATCGCCGTCGCTCGACCGAAGCCCGTGTCGCAACCAGTGATCAAAACattctttccttttatatCAATTTTGGGCTTCGGCAGTAAACGGGCAACGAGATAAATTGAAAGGAGAGCAATAGCTATCAGCAGCAACAACGgcggaaaagaaaaaatgaatccGAAATCCATTGCTTTGAATTGCAACTTTTCATTGAGACACGCGAACGAACTGCATCATCGCTTTCCGCATCGCTAATCTTCAGTGGAATTTTAGCTCCTTGttcaattaaaaattaaaattaaattacatcCCACGGGTATATAGGGTAGTCGGCACTCAGCCGGGACGTTCGCAGCCATTTTTAGGTTTAATATCATCCCACATAAAGAGAATGTTGCGTGTCGTGCCAAAACacggctgcaaaggagactaGCCAGGAGGAACAAAATCAGGGCTGACGAAAGTTAGAACAAGTTGACAGAAAGCACGAAACGAGTGGGTATTTGTAAAGTGCGATCCGTTAGATGCAAACACGCCTAGATGCCAAGGTTTCCTGCGCAGCCCCCGGGAGGTAGTTGACCCATGTTTGGGTGTAGGGGTGCCGCTAAGGGTTTGAAATCctgaccctgtttaggacaagaATAGGCTAAAAACCCTACCTTGCGTTGGACAACAGCTTGCATTTCAcgaccctgtttaggacaagtGACAAAAGGCACACTCGCTGGTTTTACATGAATTTAAACTGTCCAATAAATCACGGTACCGGTACGATCTGTTCTGTCAATACGTGCTTGGTATAATACTcggaagtggaaaaaaatattttatattaaGATACCGACAACAATAGTATTCTTGTCCAGAAAATGATCTGATGTTGATTGATGACATTGTAATGTCCGGGTAACGGTCGGTTTACTCGGTTGACCTTATGCAAATCAGGAAAAGAAACGAGTTGCTTGTCCGCCGCTCAATCGCAAACTCTTTCAACTTCTCGCAGGGTCCAGGTGGCAggcgaagaaaagaaagagactgcTCGCATGCCATACCCTTTTAGGACAGGTTTTAAACCTGTTTAGGACAGGGGCAAGTCAAAtcttcattttacttactCATTTCACTtaatcaaattttaatttctccaaACCCACTGAAAACTTACAGACATTATGATTATGGAGCACACTAACAAAGTAAGCAAATTGATTGAATGAAGTTGTGTAACTTGGCTGGCCATGTTATAATAGTTCTGATTAGTCAACTCTAAGGTGTTTTCCAAAGTACTTTCCACCTTCCAGCAGCCACTTTGTTTATACACCAAATGCATATATGGCTGTCAG contains:
- the LOC141874687 gene encoding retinol dehydrogenase 7-like isoform X2 — encoded protein: MDFGFIFSFPPLLLLIAIALLSIYLVARLLPKPKIDIKGKNVLITGCDTGFGRATAIELDRMGAHVLATCLTNEGGKGLKSVTSDKLKTFQMDVTNSEHIKDVYKEIKKETSLDGLWGVVNNAGILCLSPIEWMPLDDFKRTADVNIWGMIDVTKTFLPLLKRSKGRVVNLSSSAVSKYGVEAFSDVLRREMHPWGVKVSMLEPGGFATNIAAPDFLESELRRGWSQFSEDLKNDYGEEFLEKEINIVHNFRCVPDISEVVNAIVDGLTSTSPSERYVVGPDAKYCLIPLSILPAFVGDFMIRVLFKLPCPQGCRK
- the LOC141874687 gene encoding retinol dehydrogenase 7-like isoform X1, which codes for MDFGFIFSFPPLLLLIAIALLSIYLVARLLPKPKIDIKGKNVLITGCDTGFGRATAIELDRMGAHVLATCLTNEGGKGLKSVTSDKLKTFQMDVTNSEHIKDVYKEIKKETSLDGLWGVVNNAGILCLSPIEWMPLDDFKRTADVNIWGMIDVTKTFLPLLKRSKGRVVNLSSSAGRITGPFFGSYAVSKYGVEAFSDVLRREMHPWGVKVSMLEPGGFATNIAAPDFLESELRRGWSQFSEDLKNDYGEEFLEKEINIVHNFRCVPDISEVVNAIVDGLTSTSPSERYVVGPDAKYCLIPLSILPAFVGDFMIRVLFKLPCPQGCRK